One Streptomyces sp. L2 genomic window carries:
- a CDS encoding SpoIIE family protein phosphatase, whose amino-acid sequence MPQATDVPQTSAAQDAAAVGRLAATVERLRAEVDAARAAADGRALLEVAKGVMIERLHCGPAQAARQLAELAARSGTSELELAADIINQAARDHVAQVASQFIQRISADTDDRTHASLAVRLRAVESAALAADDTQAVAESLLQHALTPLGATSVAVWSAGRDGSLTLSGHAGFSDDEADRWRYVPPGVATVARQALTDRCTAYLPSMTAQAPSIGQTQCPDGGRVAICAGTGGRIYGVLEICWPQPLTEQPPAVQRQLEALAELCAHTLENRPDGEGGPARSLGQGSAAAELADLSDGLYDPALVLTPHLDADGRLTDFRIYHTNTRFQDPAGRPRSALNGTLVLESYPLAVGGSDLYGQLERTYATGEPFRARRVALPTQVDQVPLTAVADISISRHGGGLLMIWRTEDQAVRLASILQHAQRLGQIGGFEENLATGEITWNNELFTLYGRPPAAGPLALHDLAGHAHPDDAVAIGRFLRTVLHHTRPATAAFRLQRSDGVTRHIRVAAEPVTDSDGRLLLIRGAYQDISAQHWTEVALAATRDQLAHTEQESAERNRLALQLQHAIMPPAHGPLEVTGLQVAVRYRPAESEALVGGDWYDAVVLPSDQVLLCVGDVAGHGIDAATGMVVLRNALRGLAMTGAGPGQLMAWLNNVAHHLTDQVTATAVCGLYDPRTRTLRWARAGHLPPVLVRSGGATKLPLTRGLLLGALPDAEYEESETQLQPGDTLLMYTDGLIERRDTGVQESLAQLLLTAERPVDTLGERLDHLLTYSKSDTDDDTCLIGIKIPAAPAAPSS is encoded by the coding sequence GTGCCGCAGGCCACCGACGTACCGCAGACGAGCGCCGCCCAGGACGCCGCAGCCGTCGGCCGGCTCGCCGCCACCGTGGAACGGCTGCGCGCCGAGGTGGACGCCGCCCGCGCGGCCGCCGACGGCCGGGCACTGCTCGAAGTGGCCAAGGGCGTCATGATCGAGCGGCTGCACTGCGGGCCGGCCCAGGCCGCACGGCAGCTCGCCGAACTCGCGGCGCGCTCCGGCACGTCCGAACTGGAACTGGCCGCCGACATCATCAACCAGGCCGCCCGCGACCACGTGGCCCAGGTGGCGTCCCAGTTCATACAGCGCATCAGCGCCGACACGGACGACCGGACCCACGCCTCGCTCGCCGTACGGCTCCGTGCCGTGGAGAGCGCCGCCCTCGCCGCCGACGACACCCAGGCCGTCGCCGAATCCCTCCTCCAGCACGCCCTGACCCCCCTGGGCGCGACCTCCGTAGCCGTGTGGAGCGCGGGCCGGGACGGTTCCCTCACCCTGAGCGGACACGCCGGTTTCAGCGACGACGAGGCGGACCGCTGGCGCTACGTACCACCCGGCGTCGCCACGGTGGCCCGCCAGGCCCTCACCGACCGCTGCACCGCCTACCTCCCCTCCATGACGGCGCAGGCGCCCTCCATCGGCCAGACCCAGTGCCCGGACGGCGGCCGCGTCGCCATCTGCGCCGGCACCGGCGGCCGGATCTACGGCGTGCTGGAGATCTGCTGGCCCCAGCCGCTCACCGAGCAGCCCCCCGCCGTGCAGCGACAGCTCGAAGCCCTCGCCGAGCTGTGCGCCCACACCCTGGAGAACCGCCCCGACGGCGAGGGCGGCCCCGCCCGCTCGCTCGGCCAGGGCTCGGCCGCGGCCGAACTCGCGGACCTCTCCGACGGGCTCTACGACCCCGCCCTCGTCCTCACCCCGCACCTCGACGCCGACGGCCGGCTCACCGACTTCCGCATCTACCACACCAACACCCGCTTCCAGGACCCGGCCGGACGCCCGCGCAGCGCCCTCAACGGCACCCTGGTCCTGGAGAGTTACCCCCTGGCGGTCGGCGGCAGCGACCTCTACGGCCAGCTGGAGCGGACGTACGCCACCGGAGAACCGTTCCGCGCCAGACGCGTGGCCCTGCCCACCCAGGTCGACCAGGTACCGCTCACGGCCGTCGCCGACATCAGCATCAGCCGCCACGGCGGCGGACTGCTGATGATCTGGCGCACGGAGGACCAGGCGGTGCGTCTGGCGAGCATCCTCCAGCACGCCCAACGGCTCGGCCAGATCGGCGGCTTCGAGGAGAACCTCGCCACCGGCGAGATCACCTGGAACAACGAACTCTTCACCCTCTACGGCCGCCCGCCCGCCGCCGGCCCGCTCGCCCTGCACGACCTGGCCGGGCACGCCCACCCGGACGACGCCGTCGCCATCGGCCGCTTCCTGCGCACCGTCCTGCACCACACCCGTCCCGCCACGGCCGCGTTCCGGCTCCAGCGCTCCGACGGCGTCACCCGGCACATCCGCGTCGCCGCCGAACCCGTGACGGACTCCGACGGCCGGCTCCTCCTCATCAGGGGCGCCTACCAGGACATCTCCGCCCAGCACTGGACCGAGGTGGCCCTGGCGGCCACCCGCGACCAGCTCGCCCACACCGAGCAGGAGTCCGCCGAGCGCAACCGCCTCGCCCTGCAGCTGCAGCACGCCATCATGCCCCCGGCGCACGGCCCGCTCGAAGTCACCGGCCTGCAGGTCGCGGTGCGCTACCGGCCCGCCGAATCCGAGGCCCTCGTCGGCGGCGACTGGTACGACGCCGTCGTCCTGCCCTCCGACCAGGTACTGCTGTGCGTCGGGGACGTCGCCGGACACGGCATCGACGCCGCCACCGGCATGGTCGTCCTGCGCAACGCGCTGCGCGGTCTGGCCATGACGGGCGCCGGCCCCGGCCAGCTCATGGCCTGGCTCAACAACGTCGCCCACCACCTCACCGACCAGGTCACCGCCACCGCGGTGTGCGGACTGTACGACCCCCGGACCCGCACCCTGCGCTGGGCCCGGGCCGGCCATCTGCCCCCCGTCCTCGTCCGCTCCGGAGGCGCGACCAAACTCCCCCTGACCCGGGGCCTGCTGCTCGGCGCCCTGCCGGACGCCGAGTACGAGGAGAGCGAGACGCAGCTCCAGCCGGGCGACACCCTGCTGATGTACACCGACGGACTGATCGAGCGGCGCGACACCGGCGTGCAGGAGTCCCTGGCCCAGCTCCTCCTCACCGCCGAGCGCCCGGTCGACACCCTGGGCGAGCGGCTTGACCACCTGCTCACCTACAGCAAGTCCGACACGGACGACGACACCTGCCTCATCGGCATCAAGATCCCGGCGGCCCCGGCAGCGCCGTCCTCGTGA
- a CDS encoding YciI family protein, with protein sequence MAKYLLLKHYRGAPAAVNDVPMDQWSPEEISAHLRYMNDFAARLEKTGEYVDSQALAPEGAWVRYDGEGRPPVTDGPFAETKDLIAGWMVIDVDSHERALELAGELSAAPGAGGRPIHEWLEVRPFMAEHCAVTE encoded by the coding sequence ATGGCCAAGTACCTGCTGCTGAAGCACTACCGCGGCGCCCCGGCCGCCGTCAACGACGTGCCGATGGACCAGTGGAGCCCCGAGGAGATCTCGGCACACCTCCGGTACATGAACGACTTCGCGGCCCGGCTGGAGAAGACCGGCGAGTACGTCGACAGCCAGGCACTCGCCCCCGAGGGAGCGTGGGTCCGCTACGACGGTGAGGGCCGGCCGCCGGTCACCGACGGGCCCTTCGCGGAGACCAAGGACCTCATCGCCGGCTGGATGGTGATCGACGTCGACAGCCACGAACGCGCCCTCGAACTGGCAGGGGAACTGTCGGCCGCCCCCGGCGCCGGTGGCAGGCCCATCCACGAGTGGCTCGAGGTGCGCCCGTTCATGGCCGAGCACTGCGCCGTCACGGAGTGA
- a CDS encoding DUF6596 domain-containing protein, translating into MDEVLLRSLTPSVLAVLVRRGADFAAAEDAVQEALVEAVRVWPADPPRDAKGWLVTVAWRRFLDATRADAARRRREDRVDEEPAPGPAPAVDDTLQLYFLCAHPSLTPSSAVALTLRAVGGLTTRQIAQAYLVPEATMAQRISRAKRTVSGFRFDRPGDVSTVLRVLYLVFNEGYSGDVDLAAEAIRLTRQLAARIDHPEVGGLLALMLLHHARRAARTAPDGILVPLAEQDRGRWDTALIAEGVAILQAALARDRLGEFQAQAAIAALHADAPATEETDWVQIVEWYDELARLTDSPVVRLNRAVAVGEADGPRAGLAALAELDPSLPRHTAVAAYLHERDGDLATAARLYAEAAHQALNLAERDHLTRRAARLNTRRHR; encoded by the coding sequence ATGGACGAGGTCCTGCTCAGGAGCCTCACCCCGAGCGTGCTCGCCGTCCTCGTCCGCCGCGGAGCAGACTTCGCGGCGGCCGAGGACGCCGTACAGGAAGCCCTGGTGGAGGCCGTCCGCGTCTGGCCTGCCGATCCGCCCCGCGACGCCAAGGGCTGGCTGGTCACCGTGGCCTGGCGCAGGTTCCTCGACGCGACCCGGGCGGACGCCGCCCGCCGCAGGCGTGAGGACCGCGTCGACGAGGAGCCGGCACCCGGGCCCGCGCCCGCGGTGGACGACACGCTCCAGCTCTACTTCCTCTGCGCCCACCCCTCGCTCACCCCGTCGTCCGCCGTCGCGCTCACGCTGCGTGCCGTGGGCGGGCTCACCACCCGGCAGATCGCCCAGGCCTACCTCGTACCCGAGGCGACCATGGCGCAGAGGATCAGCCGGGCGAAGCGGACCGTGTCCGGCTTCCGCTTCGACCGGCCCGGTGACGTCTCCACCGTGCTGCGCGTGCTCTACCTGGTCTTCAACGAGGGCTACTCCGGCGACGTCGACCTCGCCGCCGAGGCCATTCGGCTCACCCGGCAGCTCGCCGCCCGCATCGACCACCCCGAGGTGGGCGGGCTGCTCGCCCTGATGCTGCTCCACCACGCCCGGCGGGCCGCCCGGACGGCGCCCGACGGCATCCTGGTGCCGCTCGCCGAGCAGGACCGCGGCCGGTGGGACACCGCGCTGATCGCCGAGGGCGTCGCCATCCTGCAGGCGGCCCTCGCCCGCGACCGGCTGGGCGAGTTCCAGGCCCAGGCCGCCATCGCCGCCCTCCACGCCGACGCACCCGCCACCGAGGAGACCGACTGGGTGCAGATCGTCGAGTGGTACGACGAGCTCGCACGCCTCACCGACAGCCCCGTCGTCCGGCTCAACCGCGCGGTCGCCGTGGGGGAGGCCGACGGACCGCGCGCCGGCCTCGCGGCACTCGCCGAGCTGGACCCCTCACTGCCCCGCCACACCGCGGTGGCGGCCTACCTCCACGAGCGTGACGGCGACCTCGCGACGGCGGCACGGCTCTACGCCGAGGCCGCCCACCAGGCGCTCAACCTCGCCGAACGCGACCATCTCACCCGCCGGGCCGCCCGGCTCAACACCCGCCGACACCGCTGA
- a CDS encoding NUDIX domain-containing protein, which yields MAVGERAEGVVWAVVADDGQVLLVARAGGWGLPSGTPEPAETAGATAERAVYELTGYLVDGSQPLRPADDGLTVVVCPLLTESPSEGGSLAPEEIRWVPFAEADGAGLPGAARDYLRGHTSA from the coding sequence GTGGCAGTGGGAGAACGGGCCGAAGGCGTGGTGTGGGCGGTGGTCGCCGACGACGGTCAGGTGCTGCTGGTGGCGCGAGCCGGCGGATGGGGGCTGCCCTCGGGCACGCCGGAACCCGCCGAGACGGCCGGGGCGACCGCCGAGCGTGCTGTCTACGAGCTGACCGGCTACCTCGTGGACGGCTCCCAGCCGCTGCGGCCCGCGGACGACGGCCTGACGGTCGTGGTGTGTCCGCTGCTGACCGAGTCCCCGTCCGAGGGCGGGTCTCTCGCACCGGAGGAGATCCGCTGGGTCCCCTTCGCGGAGGCCGACGGCGCCGGCCTGCCCGGAGCCGCGCGGGACTACCTGCGGGGACACACGTCCGCGTGA
- a CDS encoding L-threonylcarbamoyladenylate synthase: MTAGTRDIEKAAGVLRAGGLVALPTETVYGLGADAENPAAVSRIFHTKGRPPSHPLIVHLSGAGQLDDWVADVPETARLLAERFWPGPLTLVLRRGTRVPLEATGGLETVAVRVPAHPVALALLSAFGGGVTAPSANRFGSVSPTTAQHVRAELGDAVDFVLDGGSCEVGVESTIVDATGETPAILRPGGVTREDLEAVLGRTLAVPSTSHVRVPGQHPSHYAPRARVVLVEPGKVVAEAQLAQELGHRVGVFLPASLAGTPVKAHAVVTVPDSLAAYARGLYGYLRELDHAGCDLIIASLPAEEGLGLAIANRLRRAAGPRTTV, encoded by the coding sequence GTGACGGCAGGAACACGTGACATCGAGAAGGCGGCCGGGGTACTGCGCGCCGGAGGGCTGGTGGCCCTCCCGACCGAGACCGTCTACGGTCTGGGCGCCGACGCCGAGAACCCCGCGGCAGTCTCCCGCATCTTCCACACGAAGGGACGTCCGCCCTCCCATCCGCTGATCGTCCACCTCAGCGGCGCCGGGCAGCTGGACGACTGGGTCGCGGACGTGCCGGAGACGGCCCGCCTGCTGGCCGAGCGCTTCTGGCCGGGGCCGCTCACGCTCGTCCTGCGGCGCGGTACCCGCGTTCCCCTCGAAGCGACCGGCGGGCTGGAGACCGTTGCCGTACGCGTGCCCGCCCACCCCGTCGCACTCGCACTGCTGTCGGCGTTCGGCGGCGGTGTCACGGCCCCGTCCGCCAACCGGTTCGGCTCGGTCAGCCCCACCACGGCACAGCACGTCCGCGCGGAACTCGGTGACGCCGTCGACTTCGTCCTCGACGGCGGCTCCTGCGAGGTGGGCGTCGAGTCGACCATCGTCGACGCCACCGGCGAGACGCCGGCCATCCTCCGGCCCGGCGGAGTGACGCGCGAGGACCTCGAAGCGGTGCTCGGGCGCACGCTCGCGGTCCCCTCCACGAGCCACGTCCGCGTGCCGGGCCAGCACCCGTCCCACTACGCGCCACGCGCGCGCGTGGTCCTCGTCGAACCCGGCAAGGTCGTCGCCGAAGCGCAACTCGCGCAGGAACTGGGGCACCGGGTGGGTGTCTTCCTGCCCGCCTCCCTCGCCGGTACGCCGGTGAAGGCGCACGCCGTGGTGACCGTCCCGGACTCGCTGGCCGCCTACGCGCGCGGGCTGTACGGCTACCTGCGCGAACTCGACCACGCCGGGTGTGACCTCATCATCGCCTCCCTGCCGGCCGAGGAGGGGCTGGGACTGGCGATCGCCAACCGCCTGCGCCGCGCCGCGGGTCCCCGGACCACCGTGTGA
- a CDS encoding chitinase: protein MARPRPLPASAVLAVTALTLSTGLLTASPAQAATGAITGLAGKCLDVAGANSANGTAVQLYDCNGTAAQQWSVGGDGTVRALGKCLDVTGNSTADGATVQLWTCTGGANQKWTVTAAHDIVNPQANKCLDVTGDSSANGTRAQIWSCTGGANQKWTAPASGGDSPAAPMAVAPYLYNGWGDPPNPSTITQATGVKWFTLAFVLSNGYCDPQWDGSRPLTGGVDQRTIDTVRGNGGDVIPSFGGYSGNKLESSCSSAGELASAYQKVINAYGLKAIDIDIEADAYSNPTVQQRTVDALKTVKADNAGLKVYITIGTGQSGPDTSLINRAASSGLTVDAWAIMPFDFGGAGQNMGNLTTRAAEGLKNALKNAYGYTDDRAYRDMGISSMNGITDNNETVTVNDFRTILAYAQQHHLARLTFWSANRDRPCTGGSADSCSGVNQSDWDYTRVFAAYTG from the coding sequence ATGGCCAGACCGAGGCCCCTGCCCGCATCCGCCGTCCTGGCGGTCACCGCTCTCACCCTGTCCACGGGTCTGCTCACCGCGTCGCCCGCCCAGGCCGCCACCGGCGCCATCACCGGCCTCGCCGGAAAGTGCCTCGACGTCGCCGGCGCCAACTCCGCGAACGGTACGGCCGTCCAGCTCTACGACTGCAACGGCACCGCCGCCCAGCAGTGGAGCGTCGGCGGTGACGGCACCGTCCGCGCCCTCGGCAAGTGCCTGGACGTGACCGGCAACTCGACCGCCGACGGCGCCACGGTGCAGTTGTGGACCTGCACCGGCGGCGCCAACCAGAAGTGGACGGTCACCGCCGCCCACGACATCGTCAACCCGCAGGCGAACAAGTGCCTGGACGTCACCGGCGACTCCTCCGCCAACGGCACCCGCGCACAGATCTGGAGCTGCACCGGCGGGGCCAACCAGAAGTGGACGGCTCCCGCCTCCGGCGGCGACAGCCCGGCCGCGCCGATGGCCGTGGCGCCGTACCTCTACAACGGCTGGGGCGACCCGCCGAACCCCAGCACCATCACCCAGGCCACCGGCGTGAAGTGGTTCACGCTCGCGTTCGTGCTCAGCAACGGCTACTGCGATCCGCAGTGGGACGGCAGCCGGCCGCTGACCGGCGGGGTGGACCAGCGGACCATCGACACCGTGCGTGGCAACGGCGGCGACGTCATCCCCTCCTTCGGCGGCTACAGCGGCAACAAGCTGGAGAGCTCCTGCTCCAGCGCGGGTGAACTCGCGTCCGCCTACCAGAAGGTGATCAACGCCTACGGTCTGAAGGCCATCGACATCGACATCGAGGCGGACGCCTACAGCAACCCCACGGTGCAACAGCGGACCGTGGACGCCCTGAAGACCGTCAAGGCGGACAACGCGGGTCTGAAGGTCTACATCACCATCGGCACCGGCCAGAGCGGGCCCGACACCAGCCTGATCAACCGGGCCGCCTCCTCCGGGCTGACCGTCGACGCCTGGGCCATCATGCCGTTCGACTTCGGGGGTGCCGGGCAGAACATGGGCAACCTCACCACCCGGGCTGCCGAGGGACTGAAGAACGCCCTCAAGAACGCCTACGGCTACACCGACGACCGGGCCTACCGGGACATGGGCATCTCGTCCATGAACGGAATCACCGACAACAACGAGACCGTCACCGTCAACGACTTCAGGACCATCCTCGCCTACGCCCAACAGCACCACCTCGCCCGCCTGACGTTCTGGTCCGCCAACCGCGACCGGCCCTGCACCGGCGGCAGCGCCGACAGCTGCTCCGGCGTCAACCAGTCCGACTGGGACTACACCCGCGTCTTCGCCGCCTACACCGGCTGA
- a CDS encoding DUF4142 domain-containing protein — protein MPLSRARIGTVLVGGAMSVTLAALAYPSMLGLQHVSSNGARVIASTPYGPLTEADRNFVVFVRSAGLWEYPSGELALKKGTTKAVRTAGQHLVIGHAALDASCRKIAPELGITLPNQPTPQQQGFLNKLTSDNGKQFDSDLANILRVTHGSIFSSIAKIRATTENTLVRQLAEQANNVVLDHIRQMEATGLVNFDQVNFQETTPPKLPSPQVTPPVPPAGQPVVVLTPPPGVPTDGIPTGPPVGAPSASPTAG, from the coding sequence ATGCCGTTGTCGCGTGCCAGGATCGGAACCGTCTTGGTGGGCGGAGCGATGAGTGTGACGCTCGCCGCGCTGGCCTATCCGAGCATGCTCGGTCTCCAGCACGTGTCCAGCAATGGAGCGCGCGTGATCGCCAGCACTCCGTACGGTCCGCTCACCGAGGCCGACCGGAACTTCGTCGTCTTCGTGCGCTCCGCGGGACTGTGGGAGTACCCGTCCGGGGAGCTGGCTCTGAAGAAGGGGACGACCAAGGCCGTGCGGACCGCCGGGCAGCACCTGGTCATCGGGCACGCGGCCCTCGACGCCAGCTGCCGCAAGATCGCCCCCGAGCTGGGCATCACGCTGCCGAACCAGCCCACCCCCCAGCAGCAGGGCTTCCTCAACAAGCTGACGTCGGACAACGGCAAGCAGTTCGACTCGGACCTGGCCAACATCCTGCGTGTCACGCACGGTTCGATCTTCTCCTCCATCGCCAAGATCCGCGCCACCACGGAGAACACGCTCGTGCGCCAGCTGGCCGAGCAGGCCAACAACGTCGTGCTGGACCACATCCGGCAGATGGAGGCCACCGGGCTGGTCAACTTCGACCAGGTCAACTTCCAGGAGACCACTCCCCCGAAGCTTCCCTCGCCGCAGGTCACGCCGCCGGTGCCGCCGGCCGGGCAGCCGGTCGTGGTGCTCACCCCGCCGCCCGGGGTTCCCACGGACGGGATCCCGACGGGGCCGCCCGTGGGCGCGCCCTCGGCATCGCCGACCGCGGGGTGA
- a CDS encoding SDR family oxidoreductase yields the protein MTDSPLKNRTVVITGAARGIGAALARELSRRGARLALLGHEGSRLDALAASLPTPSLAIEVDVTDDSALHEAARTVRSRLGRPSVVVANAGVAEGGPFSTSDPATWRRVIDVNLTGSAQTARVFLPDLTATAGYFLQVASLASLGATPMMSAYCASKAGVEAFAHALQAEVAHQGVAVGVAYPGWIGTDMIRDAERFTAMHELRTRMPSVAHRVHSADAVAARLAHAVERRRAAVYFPAWLRVLQAVRAAVPPVLLRVSRHDLPRVDGGRPLRSTGLLGAGGTADDAARSRSEGGQR from the coding sequence GTGACCGACAGCCCACTGAAGAACCGGACCGTCGTCATCACCGGAGCGGCACGCGGGATCGGCGCGGCGCTGGCGCGCGAGTTGTCCCGGCGCGGTGCACGCCTGGCGCTGCTCGGCCACGAGGGGTCCCGGCTGGACGCACTGGCTGCGTCCCTGCCCACGCCCTCCCTCGCGATCGAGGTCGACGTCACCGACGACTCCGCGCTCCACGAGGCCGCGCGCACGGTCCGGAGCCGGCTCGGCAGGCCCTCGGTGGTGGTGGCCAACGCCGGGGTCGCCGAAGGCGGCCCGTTCTCGACGTCGGACCCCGCCACATGGCGCCGTGTCATCGACGTGAACCTGACGGGCAGCGCCCAGACCGCGCGGGTCTTCCTGCCCGATCTGACGGCGACGGCGGGCTACTTCCTGCAGGTCGCCTCGCTCGCGTCGCTGGGTGCCACCCCGATGATGAGTGCCTACTGTGCCTCCAAGGCAGGGGTGGAGGCCTTCGCCCACGCCCTGCAGGCCGAAGTGGCGCACCAGGGCGTCGCTGTGGGCGTCGCCTATCCCGGCTGGATCGGTACCGACATGATCCGTGACGCCGAGCGGTTCACGGCGATGCACGAACTGCGCACCCGGATGCCGTCGGTCGCTCACCGCGTCCACTCGGCCGACGCGGTCGCCGCCCGGCTGGCACACGCGGTCGAGCGCCGTCGTGCCGCCGTCTACTTTCCGGCGTGGCTGCGGGTGCTGCAGGCGGTGCGCGCCGCCGTACCTCCTGTCCTGCTGCGGGTCTCGCGCCACGACCTGCCGCGCGTGGACGGGGGACGGCCGCTGCGGTCCACCGGCCTGCTCGGCGCGGGTGGAACGGCCGACGACGCGGCCCGTTCTCGTAGCGAGGGCGGGCAGCGCTGA
- a CDS encoding DUF1990 family protein yields MSQPNRPRVVSVLARWLLGTALVSWRYLWETTPLHRGAERRGDETDRPPRLPAGTVDGRVQRAEEGYGPLYHRHFRVRVADARLGAGRLIDWVSDDFKHFVPTEVVDIHTRELGERGLDVADEVLVEMPGPWNGPVRVVGRDVGRDSGCLHLATLCGHMEAGQVQFRARDEDGLLLFEIELWARPANRLVHLLYSHLRLAKEIQFNMWVRFCLAAAAASGGRAVDGVHITTSRLDPPRGAAARRAS; encoded by the coding sequence ATGTCGCAACCGAACCGTCCGCGGGTTGTCAGCGTGCTCGCCCGGTGGTTGCTGGGCACCGCCCTGGTCAGCTGGCGCTACCTCTGGGAGACGACGCCCCTGCACCGCGGTGCCGAGCGGCGGGGCGACGAGACGGACCGGCCACCGCGGTTGCCCGCCGGCACGGTCGACGGCCGGGTGCAGCGGGCGGAGGAGGGTTACGGCCCCCTGTACCACCGGCATTTCCGGGTGCGTGTCGCCGACGCCCGGCTCGGTGCCGGGCGGCTGATCGACTGGGTCAGCGACGACTTCAAGCACTTCGTCCCGACCGAGGTGGTCGACATCCACACCCGGGAGCTGGGCGAGCGTGGTCTGGACGTCGCCGACGAGGTGCTGGTCGAAATGCCGGGGCCCTGGAACGGGCCGGTCAGGGTCGTCGGCCGGGATGTCGGCCGGGATTCCGGGTGCCTGCACCTGGCGACTCTGTGCGGCCATATGGAGGCCGGTCAGGTGCAGTTCCGGGCCCGCGACGAGGACGGGCTGCTCCTGTTCGAGATCGAGCTCTGGGCGCGCCCCGCCAACCGTTTGGTGCACCTGCTGTACTCGCACCTGCGGCTGGCGAAGGAGATCCAGTTCAACATGTGGGTCCGGTTCTGCCTGGCCGCCGCCGCGGCCTCGGGAGGCCGCGCGGTCGACGGTGTGCACATCACCACCAGCCGCCTCGACCCCCCGCGCGGGGCAGCGGCGCGACGGGCGTCCTGA